Proteins encoded together in one Oncorhynchus mykiss isolate Arlee chromosome 7, USDA_OmykA_1.1, whole genome shotgun sequence window:
- the LOC118936384 gene encoding OX-2 membrane glycoprotein-like isoform X3 has protein sequence MARVKRYLTLLLLFLPEGLSQLVRTQQVVIATLGEDAHFSCRLMKPKDVLQVTWQKVTPGATENVATYNKRFGPVVNPPFQRNVEFEDEGLQNCSIVIRGVSRGDESCYKCLFNAYPDGAISGRTCLQINELYGPSLLITQTNNSHTTLSCSATGRPVPTVTWDHIENISLDKSTMADVTHPNETVTVTITAMVAASSLPDKDTRVGCVASSVGAIKDVSMVIPTRDQASFAGTVVGAVMGSMCLIAGICVILWFLKRRKDTSSRKAPVSDPEFIRTPTKTTTECTLPCFIHFRETPTSSPPTRDTQTFTPSRMTTPISSPFKILDSLSSSAKRMMQQAQGVVKKISPERPDDLQCRRKLLEGDEN, from the exons ATGGCTCGTGTTAAACGTTACCTTACTCTTCTGCTGCTATTCCTTCCTGAGG GGCTCTCTCAGTTGGTGAGAACACAGCAGGTTGTCATAGCAACCCTGGGAGAGGATGCTCACTTCAGCTGCAGGCTCATGAAACCCAAAGATGTGCTTCAAGTCACCTGGCAGAAAGTGACACCAGGGGCGACTGAAAATGTGGCCACCTACAACAAACGATTTGGACCAGTAGTCAACCCACCTTTTCAGAGGAACGTGGAGTTTGAAGACGAGGGTCTGCAGAACTGCTCTATCGTCATCAGAGGAGTGTCAAGAGGAGACGAGTCCTGCTACAAGTGTTTGTTTAACGCCTATCCAGACGGAGCTATCAGTGGCAGGACCTGCCTCCAGATTAATG AGCTGTATGGACCCTCACTCCTCATCACACAAACCAACAACAGTCACAccactctgtcctgttctgctacTGGACGACCTGTTCCTACAGTAACCTGGGACCACATAGAAAACATCAGTCTAGACAAATCCACCATGGCTGATGTCACCCATCCCAATGAAACAGTCACTGTCACCATAACTGCCATGGTGGCAGCGTCCAGTCTACCTGACAAAGACACCAGGGTTGGGTGTGTAGCATCATCCGTTGGCGCCATCAAGGATGTTTCCATGGTGATTCCAACTAGGGATCAAGCTTCATTTGCAG GTACAGTGGTTGGTGCAGTGATGGGTTCAATGTGTCTCATTGCTGGAATCTGTGTAATACTTTGGTTTCTTAAGAGGAGAAAAGATACCTCATCCAG AAAAGCCCCAGTGTCTGACCCAGAATTCATCAGGACTCCAACAAAGACGACAACTGAATG TACATTGCCATGTTTTATTCATTTCAGGGAAACGCCAACCTCCAGTCCACCAACCAGGGACACACAAACCTTCACTCCATCACGAAT GACCACACCAATCTCCAGTCCATTCAAAAT TTTAGACTCCCTCAGCTCCTCAGCCAAGCGTATGATGCAACAAGCACAAGGTGTTGTAAAGAA AATATCTCCTGAGAGACCAGATGACCTGCAATGTAGAAG GAAACTTTTAGAGGGTGACGAGAACTGA
- the LOC118936384 gene encoding OX-2 membrane glycoprotein-like isoform X1, with protein MARVKRYLTLLLLFLPEGLSQLVRTQQVVIATLGEDAHFSCRLMKPKDVLQVTWQKVTPGATENVATYNKRFGPVVNPPFQRNVEFEDEGLQNCSIVIRGVSRGDESCYKCLFNAYPDGAISGRTCLQINELYGPSLLITQTNNSHTTLSCSATGRPVPTVTWDHIENISLDKSTMADVTHPNETVTVTITAMVAASSLPDKDTRVGCVASSVGAIKDVSMVIPTRDQASFAGQPQVSDDDRISGTVVGAVMGSMCLIAGICVILWFLKRRKDTSSRKAPVSDPEFIRTPTKTTTECTLPCFIHFRETPTSSPPTRDTQTFTPSRMTTPISSPFKILDSLSSSAKRMMQQAQGVVKKISPERPDDLQCRRKLLEGDEN; from the exons ATGGCTCGTGTTAAACGTTACCTTACTCTTCTGCTGCTATTCCTTCCTGAGG GGCTCTCTCAGTTGGTGAGAACACAGCAGGTTGTCATAGCAACCCTGGGAGAGGATGCTCACTTCAGCTGCAGGCTCATGAAACCCAAAGATGTGCTTCAAGTCACCTGGCAGAAAGTGACACCAGGGGCGACTGAAAATGTGGCCACCTACAACAAACGATTTGGACCAGTAGTCAACCCACCTTTTCAGAGGAACGTGGAGTTTGAAGACGAGGGTCTGCAGAACTGCTCTATCGTCATCAGAGGAGTGTCAAGAGGAGACGAGTCCTGCTACAAGTGTTTGTTTAACGCCTATCCAGACGGAGCTATCAGTGGCAGGACCTGCCTCCAGATTAATG AGCTGTATGGACCCTCACTCCTCATCACACAAACCAACAACAGTCACAccactctgtcctgttctgctacTGGACGACCTGTTCCTACAGTAACCTGGGACCACATAGAAAACATCAGTCTAGACAAATCCACCATGGCTGATGTCACCCATCCCAATGAAACAGTCACTGTCACCATAACTGCCATGGTGGCAGCGTCCAGTCTACCTGACAAAGACACCAGGGTTGGGTGTGTAGCATCATCCGTTGGCGCCATCAAGGATGTTTCCATGGTGATTCCAACTAGGGATCAAGCTTCATTTGCAG GTCAACCTCAGGTCTCTGATGATGACAGGATCAGTG GTACAGTGGTTGGTGCAGTGATGGGTTCAATGTGTCTCATTGCTGGAATCTGTGTAATACTTTGGTTTCTTAAGAGGAGAAAAGATACCTCATCCAG AAAAGCCCCAGTGTCTGACCCAGAATTCATCAGGACTCCAACAAAGACGACAACTGAATG TACATTGCCATGTTTTATTCATTTCAGGGAAACGCCAACCTCCAGTCCACCAACCAGGGACACACAAACCTTCACTCCATCACGAAT GACCACACCAATCTCCAGTCCATTCAAAAT TTTAGACTCCCTCAGCTCCTCAGCCAAGCGTATGATGCAACAAGCACAAGGTGTTGTAAAGAA AATATCTCCTGAGAGACCAGATGACCTGCAATGTAGAAG GAAACTTTTAGAGGGTGACGAGAACTGA
- the LOC118936384 gene encoding OX-2 membrane glycoprotein-like isoform X4, producing the protein MARVKRYLTLLLLFLPEGLSQLVRTQQVVIATLGEDAHFSCRLMKPKDVLQVTWQKVTPGATENVATYNKRFGPVVNPPFQRNVEFEDEGLQNCSIVIRGVSRGDESCYKCLFNAYPDGAISGRTCLQINELYGPSLLITQTNNSHTTLSCSATGRPVPTVTWDHIENISLDKSTMADVTHPNETVTVTITAMVAASSLPDKDTRVGCVASSVGAIKDVSMVIPTRDQASFAGTVVGAVMGSMCLIAGICVILWFLKRRKDTSSRKAPVSDPEFIRTPTKTTTEWETPTSSPPTRDTQTFTPSRMTTPISSPFKILDSLSSSAKRMMQQAQGVVKKISPERPDDLQCRRKLLEGDEN; encoded by the exons ATGGCTCGTGTTAAACGTTACCTTACTCTTCTGCTGCTATTCCTTCCTGAGG GGCTCTCTCAGTTGGTGAGAACACAGCAGGTTGTCATAGCAACCCTGGGAGAGGATGCTCACTTCAGCTGCAGGCTCATGAAACCCAAAGATGTGCTTCAAGTCACCTGGCAGAAAGTGACACCAGGGGCGACTGAAAATGTGGCCACCTACAACAAACGATTTGGACCAGTAGTCAACCCACCTTTTCAGAGGAACGTGGAGTTTGAAGACGAGGGTCTGCAGAACTGCTCTATCGTCATCAGAGGAGTGTCAAGAGGAGACGAGTCCTGCTACAAGTGTTTGTTTAACGCCTATCCAGACGGAGCTATCAGTGGCAGGACCTGCCTCCAGATTAATG AGCTGTATGGACCCTCACTCCTCATCACACAAACCAACAACAGTCACAccactctgtcctgttctgctacTGGACGACCTGTTCCTACAGTAACCTGGGACCACATAGAAAACATCAGTCTAGACAAATCCACCATGGCTGATGTCACCCATCCCAATGAAACAGTCACTGTCACCATAACTGCCATGGTGGCAGCGTCCAGTCTACCTGACAAAGACACCAGGGTTGGGTGTGTAGCATCATCCGTTGGCGCCATCAAGGATGTTTCCATGGTGATTCCAACTAGGGATCAAGCTTCATTTGCAG GTACAGTGGTTGGTGCAGTGATGGGTTCAATGTGTCTCATTGCTGGAATCTGTGTAATACTTTGGTTTCTTAAGAGGAGAAAAGATACCTCATCCAG AAAAGCCCCAGTGTCTGACCCAGAATTCATCAGGACTCCAACAAAGACGACAACTGAATG GGAAACGCCAACCTCCAGTCCACCAACCAGGGACACACAAACCTTCACTCCATCACGAAT GACCACACCAATCTCCAGTCCATTCAAAAT TTTAGACTCCCTCAGCTCCTCAGCCAAGCGTATGATGCAACAAGCACAAGGTGTTGTAAAGAA AATATCTCCTGAGAGACCAGATGACCTGCAATGTAGAAG GAAACTTTTAGAGGGTGACGAGAACTGA
- the LOC118936384 gene encoding OX-2 membrane glycoprotein-like isoform X2, producing MARVKRYLTLLLLFLPEGLSQLVRTQQVVIATLGEDAHFSCRLMKPKDVLQVTWQKVTPGATENVATYNKRFGPVVNPPFQRNVEFEDEGLQNCSIVIRGVSRGDESCYKCLFNAYPDGAISGRTCLQINELYGPSLLITQTNNSHTTLSCSATGRPVPTVTWDHIENISLDKSTMADVTHPNETVTVTITAMVAASSLPDKDTRVGCVASSVGAIKDVSMVIPTRDQASFAGQPQVSDDDRISGTVVGAVMGSMCLIAGICVILWFLKRRKDTSSRKAPVSDPEFIRTPTKTTTEWETPTSSPPTRDTQTFTPSRMTTPISSPFKILDSLSSSAKRMMQQAQGVVKKISPERPDDLQCRRKLLEGDEN from the exons ATGGCTCGTGTTAAACGTTACCTTACTCTTCTGCTGCTATTCCTTCCTGAGG GGCTCTCTCAGTTGGTGAGAACACAGCAGGTTGTCATAGCAACCCTGGGAGAGGATGCTCACTTCAGCTGCAGGCTCATGAAACCCAAAGATGTGCTTCAAGTCACCTGGCAGAAAGTGACACCAGGGGCGACTGAAAATGTGGCCACCTACAACAAACGATTTGGACCAGTAGTCAACCCACCTTTTCAGAGGAACGTGGAGTTTGAAGACGAGGGTCTGCAGAACTGCTCTATCGTCATCAGAGGAGTGTCAAGAGGAGACGAGTCCTGCTACAAGTGTTTGTTTAACGCCTATCCAGACGGAGCTATCAGTGGCAGGACCTGCCTCCAGATTAATG AGCTGTATGGACCCTCACTCCTCATCACACAAACCAACAACAGTCACAccactctgtcctgttctgctacTGGACGACCTGTTCCTACAGTAACCTGGGACCACATAGAAAACATCAGTCTAGACAAATCCACCATGGCTGATGTCACCCATCCCAATGAAACAGTCACTGTCACCATAACTGCCATGGTGGCAGCGTCCAGTCTACCTGACAAAGACACCAGGGTTGGGTGTGTAGCATCATCCGTTGGCGCCATCAAGGATGTTTCCATGGTGATTCCAACTAGGGATCAAGCTTCATTTGCAG GTCAACCTCAGGTCTCTGATGATGACAGGATCAGTG GTACAGTGGTTGGTGCAGTGATGGGTTCAATGTGTCTCATTGCTGGAATCTGTGTAATACTTTGGTTTCTTAAGAGGAGAAAAGATACCTCATCCAG AAAAGCCCCAGTGTCTGACCCAGAATTCATCAGGACTCCAACAAAGACGACAACTGAATG GGAAACGCCAACCTCCAGTCCACCAACCAGGGACACACAAACCTTCACTCCATCACGAAT GACCACACCAATCTCCAGTCCATTCAAAAT TTTAGACTCCCTCAGCTCCTCAGCCAAGCGTATGATGCAACAAGCACAAGGTGTTGTAAAGAA AATATCTCCTGAGAGACCAGATGACCTGCAATGTAGAAG GAAACTTTTAGAGGGTGACGAGAACTGA
- the LOC110515036 gene encoding OX-2 membrane glycoprotein codes for MNTCLVLLCLLSEAVSVNVVARGDTRVDFDADASYTCTHADPTGVLQVTWQRLFKDDSVENLATYSKRFGAQIIDPHRGKVVFTEASLNSTSITVKNVTWADDACYICSFNVYPSGSRRKQTCLTVQGLSEVRATMQKVPSTEPKADMEVVVSCSATDQTVTANSNITLQLLPGSGGYVDCIVNNGMRTQRHERVLLPILPGEREAEEGYIIPRGMS; via the exons ATGAATACTTGTCTCGTTCTCTTATGCCTGCTCTCTGAAG CGGTCTCTGTAAACGTCGTAGCTAGAGGAGACACCAGGGTTGACTTCGATGCCGACGCATCATATACCTGCACTCATGCGGACCCGACAGGTGTGCTGCAAGTCACCTGGCAGAGGCTGTTCAAAGACGACTCGGTGGAGAATCTGGCCACCTACAGCAAGCGGTTTGGAGCTCAAATCATAGACCCGCACCGAGGCAAGGTGGTTTTCACGGAAGCATCTCTCAACTCGACGTCTATTACCGTGAAGAACGTAACATGGGCAGACGACGCCTGCTATATTTGTTCCTTCAATGTTTACCCGAGTGGATCAAGACGCAAGCAGACGTGTCTTACCGTTCAAG GTTTATCTGAAGTGAGAGCCACAATGCAAAAAGTCCCCAGCACTGAACCTAAAGCAGACATGGAAGTTGTGGTCAGCTGCTCTGCCACGG ACCAAACTGTCACAGCCAATAGCAACATCACCCTCCAACTGTTGCCAGGCTCCGGGGGATACGTGGACTGTATCGTAAACAATGGGATGAGGACACAGAGACACGAGCGGGTCCTGCTTCCTATTCTccctggagagagggaggctgaAGAGG GCTACATCATCCCCAGGGGCATGTCGTGA
- the LOC110517952 gene encoding OX-2 membrane glycoprotein-like, with amino-acid sequence MAVSVNVVARGDTRVDFNADASYTCTHADPTGVLQVTWQRLFKDDSVENLATYSKRFGAQIIDPHRGKVVFTEASLNSTSITVKNVTWADEACYICSFNVYPSGSRRKQTCLTVQGLSEVRATMQKVPSTEPKADMEVVVSCSATGKPAPWIQWNLSAAALIKTPNNWTVINTDQTVTANSNITLQLLPGSGGYVDCIVNNGMRTQRHERVLLPILPGERGVEEDAKRTSPWAVAIPVFLIISLLVILGCVELQKKKGCRQAALATTADEQDRLRSIV; translated from the exons ATGG CCGTCTCTGTCAACGTCGTAGCTAGAGGAGACACCAGGGTTGACTTCAATGCCGACGCATCATATACCTGCACCCATGCGGACCCGACAGGTGTGCTGCAAGTCACCTGGCAGAGGCTGTTCAAAGACGACTCGGTGGAGAATCTGGCCACCTACAGCAAGCGGTTTGGAGCTCAAATCATAGACCCGCACCGAGGCAAGGTGGTTTTCACGGAGGCATCTCTCAACTCGACGTCTATTACCGTGAAGAACGTAACATGGGCAGACGAAGCCTGCTATATTTGTTCCTTCAATGTTTACCCGAGTGGATCAAGACGCAAGCAGACGTGTCTTACCGTTCAAG GTTTATCTGAAGTGAGAGCCACAATGCAAAAAGTCCCCAGCACTGAACCTAAAGCAGACATGGAAGTTGTGGTCAGCTGCTCTGCCACGGGTAAACCAGCACCTTGGATCCAATGGAACTTATCTGCTGCAGCACTCATAAAGACACCTAACAACTGGACTGTCATTAACACAGACCAAACTGTCACAGCCAATAGCAACATCACCCTCCAACTGTTGCCAGGCTCCGGGGGATACGTGGACTGTATCGTAAACAATGGGATGAGGACACAGAGACACGAGCGGGTCCTGCTTCCTATTCTCCCTGGAGAGAGGGGGGTTGAAGAGG ATGCCAAGAGGACATCCCCGTGGGCGGTtgccattccagtgttcctaatcaTTTCCCTTTTAGTCATCTTGGGCTGTGTCGAGCTTCAAAAGAAAAAAG GTTGCAGGCAAGCAGCGTTGGCAACCACAGCAGACGAGCAGGACCGTCTTAGGAGCATTGTGTAA
- the LOC118965234 gene encoding OX-2 membrane glycoprotein-like, which translates to MNTFLVLFCLLSEAVSVNVVARGDTRVDFNADASYTCTHADPTGVLQVTWQRLFKDDSVENLATYSKRFGAQIIDPHRGKVVFTEASLNSTSITVKNVTWADEACYICSFNVYPSGSRRKQTCLTVQGLSEVRATMHKVPSTEPKADMEVVVSCSATGKPAPWIQWNLSAAALIKTPNNWTVINTDQTVTANSNITLQLLPGSGGYVDCIVNNGMRTQRHERVLLPILPVEREVEEDDKRTSPWAVAIPVFLIISLLVILGCVELQKKKGCRQAALATTADEQDRLRSIV; encoded by the exons ATGAATACTTTTCTCGTTCTCTTCTGCCTGCTCTCTGAAG CGGTCTCTGTCAACGTCGTAGCTAGAGGAGACACCAGGGTTGACTTCAATGCCGACGCATCATATACCTGCACCCATGCGGACCCGACAGGTGTGCTGCAAGTCACCTGGCAGAGGCTGTTCAAAGACGACTCGGTGGAGAATCTGGCCACCTACAGCAAGCGGTTTGGAGCTCAAATCATAGACCCGCACCGAGGCAAGGTGGTTTTCACGGAGGCATCTCTCAACTCGACGTCTATTACCGTGAAGAACGTAACATGGGCAGACGAAGCCTGCTATATTTGTTCCTTCAATGTTTACCCGAGTGGATCAAGACGCAAGCAGACGTGTCTTACCGTTCAAG GTTTATCTGAAGTGAGAGCCACAATGCACAAAGTCCCCAGCACTGAACCTAAAGCAGACATGGAAGTTGTGGTCAGCTGCTCTGCCACGGGTAAACCAGCACCTTGGATCCAATGGAACTTATCTGCTGCAGCACTCATAAAGACACCTAACAACTGGACTGTCATTAACACAGACCAAACTGTCACAGCCAATAGCAACATCACCCTCCAACTGTTGCCAGGCTCCGGGGGATACGTGGACTGTATCGTAAACAATGGGATGAGGACACAGAGACACGAGCGGGTCCTGCTTCCTATTCTCCCTGTAGAGAGGGAGGTTGAAGAGG ATGACAAGAGGACATCCCCGTGGGCGGTtgccattccagtgttcctaatcaTTTCCCTTTTAGTCATCTTGGGTTGTGTCGAGCTTCAAAAGAAAAAAG GTTGCAGGCAAGCAGCGTTGGCAACCACAGCAGACGAGCAGGACCGTCTTAGGAGCATTGTGTAA
- the LOC110495546 gene encoding uncharacterized protein LOC110495546 isoform X2: MCGRRAFSLSLLLLVWCVCTAFEEIQVKTLEKGADLGTLSCPNQTINNMTYVICKIDRVKSGGSECRVSLRFGHNGTDSTCDPRVILQKESGGVFLHITNIQPSDEGNYTCECVHNGGTHFLHLNISVNGSHVTNNLSFLRPFHVMIITAFAGFVAVVVLVGIIRRKRNLNKRTQKKAVYTFKEVEQQDIEPYSTFTRRDNGLYSTLQLTPSNP; the protein is encoded by the exons atGTGTGGAAGACGTGCATTCAGTCTTTCTCTGCTTctgctggtgtggtgtgtgtgcacaGCCTTTGAAG AGATTCAAGTGAAAACATTGGAAAAAGGAGCAGATTTGGGCACTCTTTCCTGTCCAAACCAAACCATTAATAACATGACGTATGTAATATGTAAGATAGATAGAGTGAAAAGTGGTGGGAGTGAGTGTCGAGTGTCTCTTCGGTTTGGCCATAATGGTACAGACAGCACTTGTGACCCCAGAGTCATACTACAGAaagagagtggtggagtgtttCTACACATCACCAACATACAACCATCTGATGAAGGGAACTACACCTGTGAGTGTGTACATAATGGAGGAACACATTTTTTGCATCTCAATATTTCTGTCAATG GATCCCATGTCACAAACAACCTTTCTTTCTTACGTCCTTTCCATGTCATGATAATAACAGCCTTTGCAGGATTTGTAGCCGTCGTGGTCCTTGTTGGAATAATCAGGAGGAAACGTAATCTCAA CAAGAGAACACAGAAGAAAGCGGTGTACACTTTTAAGGAG GTGGAGCAACAGGACATTGAGCCCTACAGCACGTTCACAAGGAGAGACAATGGGCTTTACTCAACTCTCCAGCTGACACcttctaacccctga
- the LOC110495546 gene encoding uncharacterized protein LOC110495546 isoform X1 — protein sequence MCGRRAFSLSLLLLVWCVCTAFEEIQVKTLEKGADLGTLSCPNQTINNMTYVICKIDRVKSGGSECRVSLRFGHNGTDSTCDPRVILQKESGGVFLHITNIQPSDEGNYTCECVHNGGTHFLHLNISVNGSHVTNNLSFLRPFHVMIITAFAGFVAVVVLVGIIRRKRNLKSSVLLHSKRTQKKAVYTFKEVEQQDIEPYSTFTRRDNGLYSTLQLTPSNP from the exons atGTGTGGAAGACGTGCATTCAGTCTTTCTCTGCTTctgctggtgtggtgtgtgtgcacaGCCTTTGAAG AGATTCAAGTGAAAACATTGGAAAAAGGAGCAGATTTGGGCACTCTTTCCTGTCCAAACCAAACCATTAATAACATGACGTATGTAATATGTAAGATAGATAGAGTGAAAAGTGGTGGGAGTGAGTGTCGAGTGTCTCTTCGGTTTGGCCATAATGGTACAGACAGCACTTGTGACCCCAGAGTCATACTACAGAaagagagtggtggagtgtttCTACACATCACCAACATACAACCATCTGATGAAGGGAACTACACCTGTGAGTGTGTACATAATGGAGGAACACATTTTTTGCATCTCAATATTTCTGTCAATG GATCCCATGTCACAAACAACCTTTCTTTCTTACGTCCTTTCCATGTCATGATAATAACAGCCTTTGCAGGATTTGTAGCCGTCGTGGTCCTTGTTGGAATAATCAGGAGGAAACGTAATCTCAA GTCTTCTGTTCTTTTACACAGCAAGAGAACACAGAAGAAAGCGGTGTACACTTTTAAGGAG GTGGAGCAACAGGACATTGAGCCCTACAGCACGTTCACAAGGAGAGACAATGGGCTTTACTCAACTCTCCAGCTGACACcttctaacccctga